A single Pseudomonas sp. MM223 DNA region contains:
- the calB gene encoding Coniferyl aldehyde dehydrogenase (*Name calB) gives MNAPSAPTPVQSDLDLAVMFAAQRQAFAGHPLPPAAQRLQWLKSLREALLANQAELIEAISEDFAGRSADETLLAELLPSIQGLRHAERHLHRWMRASRRRVGLAFQPASAQVRYQPLGVVGIIVPWNYPLFLAIGPLTCALAAGNRVMLKLSEATPASGRVLKQLLERVFPADLVSVVLGEVEVGQAFARLPFDHLLFTGATSVGRQVMLAAAQNLTPVTLELGGKSPAIVSADVPLDTAAERIAFGKTLNAGQTCVAPDYVLVPRDRLEAFSDAYQRAVRRLYPRIADNPDYTAIINPRQLQRLQHLLDDAREKGAQVLDLYPGETRQGRRLPPHLLLDVNDSMQVMQDEIFGPLLPLVPYDSLDQALAYINQRPRPLALYYFGYDRASQEHVLRHTHSGGVCLNDTLLHVAQDDLPFGGIGPSGMGHYHGHDGFLTFSKAKAVLAKQRFNAARLIYPPYGKALQRLVYKLFIR, from the coding sequence ATGAACGCGCCCAGTGCCCCGACCCCTGTGCAATCTGACCTCGACCTCGCGGTGATGTTCGCTGCCCAGCGCCAGGCCTTTGCCGGCCACCCCCTGCCACCGGCTGCCCAGCGCCTGCAATGGCTGAAAAGCCTGCGCGAAGCGTTGCTGGCCAACCAGGCTGAGTTGATCGAGGCCATCAGCGAAGACTTTGCCGGGCGTAGCGCCGACGAGACCCTGCTGGCCGAACTGCTGCCCTCGATACAGGGCCTGCGCCACGCCGAAAGGCACCTGCACCGCTGGATGCGCGCCAGCCGGCGACGGGTGGGCCTGGCCTTCCAGCCGGCCAGTGCACAGGTGCGTTATCAACCGCTGGGGGTGGTCGGCATCATCGTGCCGTGGAACTACCCGCTGTTCCTCGCCATCGGCCCGCTGACCTGCGCCCTGGCCGCTGGCAACCGGGTCATGCTCAAGCTCAGCGAAGCCACGCCTGCCAGTGGCCGTGTACTGAAGCAATTGCTGGAACGGGTATTCCCTGCCGACCTGGTCAGCGTGGTGCTTGGCGAAGTCGAGGTGGGCCAGGCTTTCGCCCGCTTGCCCTTCGACCATCTGCTGTTCACCGGAGCCACCAGCGTAGGCCGGCAGGTCATGCTGGCTGCCGCACAGAACCTGACCCCGGTCACCCTGGAGCTGGGCGGCAAATCACCGGCCATCGTGTCAGCCGACGTGCCCCTGGATACCGCGGCAGAGCGCATTGCCTTTGGCAAAACCCTGAACGCTGGCCAGACCTGCGTCGCCCCCGACTACGTGCTGGTGCCGCGTGATCGGCTGGAGGCCTTCAGCGACGCCTACCAGCGCGCCGTCCGCCGCCTGTACCCGCGCATTGCCGACAACCCCGACTACACCGCCATCATCAATCCGCGCCAGCTACAGCGTTTGCAGCACCTGCTGGACGATGCCCGGGAAAAAGGCGCGCAGGTGCTTGACCTGTACCCTGGCGAAACCCGCCAGGGCCGGCGCCTGCCACCGCACCTGCTGCTGGACGTGAACGACAGCATGCAGGTGATGCAGGACGAAATCTTCGGCCCGCTGCTGCCGTTGGTGCCCTATGACAGCCTCGATCAGGCGCTGGCCTACATCAACCAACGCCCACGCCCTCTGGCGCTGTACTACTTCGGTTATGACCGGGCCAGCCAGGAGCATGTGCTGCGCCATACCCACTCCGGCGGGGTATGCCTGAACGACACCCTGCTGCATGTAGCCCAGGACGACCTGCCCTTCGGCGGCATCGGCCCTTCGGGCATGGGCCACTACCATGGCCACGACGGCTTCCTGACCTTCAGCAAGGCCAAGGCCGTACTCGCCAAGCAACGCTTCAACGCCGCACGGCTGATCTACCCGCCTTATGGCAAAGCCCTGCAGCGCTTGGTCTACAAGCTGTTTATCCGCTGA
- a CDS encoding putative GMC-type oxidoreductase translates to MPVPDPFRQGLERGWITHDASRLAHDLALEADVAVIGSGAGGATSAQMLSAAGFKVLLIEEGPLKTSSDFHLLESEAYASLYQEGLGRMSKDGAITILQGRAVGGTTLVNWTSSFRTPPQTLAHWASAHGVTGLGEDALRPWFERMEQELGITPWVLPPNANNDVLRRGCEQLGYRWAVIPRNVRGCWNLGYCGMGCPVNAKQSMLVTRIPATLEQGGELLYLARAERFTHNGERIQGLTCQALDAQGIQPTGRQVSVRARHYLLAGGGINSPALLLRSAAPDPHGRLGKRTFLHLVNFSAAQFKDRIDPYYGAPQSIYSDHFQWQGGTDGPVGYKLEVPPLHPALASTLLGGHGHENARRMAELPHTHVMLALLRDGFHPESQGGAVELRGDGSPVLDYPVTDYLRDGLRRAYHSMAQIQFAAGATQVTPVHSDASAASSLKQALGMIDALRLEPFRTRLGSAHVMGGCALGEDPRQAVCDSLGRHHQLENLSVHDGSLFPTSIGANPQLSVYAISARLTEALIGRLAHSA, encoded by the coding sequence ATGCCTGTGCCCGACCCGTTTCGCCAAGGCCTCGAACGCGGCTGGATCACCCATGACGCTTCGCGCCTGGCCCATGACCTTGCCCTGGAGGCCGACGTTGCCGTGATCGGCAGCGGTGCCGGCGGTGCCACCAGCGCGCAGATGCTTAGCGCCGCCGGCTTCAAGGTGCTGCTGATCGAAGAAGGCCCGCTCAAGACCAGCAGCGATTTCCACCTGCTGGAAAGTGAAGCCTACGCCAGCCTGTATCAGGAGGGTTTGGGGCGCATGAGCAAGGATGGCGCCATCACCATCCTGCAGGGCCGCGCCGTGGGCGGCACCACGCTGGTGAACTGGACCTCGAGCTTTCGCACCCCTCCCCAGACCCTGGCGCACTGGGCTTCGGCCCACGGCGTGACCGGCCTGGGCGAAGATGCGCTACGCCCTTGGTTCGAACGCATGGAGCAGGAACTGGGCATCACCCCCTGGGTCCTGCCCCCGAATGCCAACAACGACGTGCTACGCCGGGGCTGTGAGCAGCTGGGCTACCGCTGGGCGGTGATCCCACGCAACGTGCGCGGCTGCTGGAACCTGGGCTACTGCGGCATGGGCTGCCCGGTGAATGCCAAGCAATCGATGCTGGTGACCCGCATTCCCGCCACCCTGGAGCAAGGCGGCGAACTGCTGTACCTGGCCCGGGCCGAGCGCTTTACGCACAACGGCGAGCGCATCCAGGGCCTGACATGCCAGGCCCTGGACGCCCAAGGCATACAGCCCACCGGCCGGCAGGTCAGCGTACGCGCACGCCATTACCTGCTGGCTGGCGGTGGCATCAACAGCCCGGCCCTGCTGTTGCGCTCTGCCGCGCCCGACCCGCATGGCCGCCTGGGCAAACGCACGTTCCTGCACCTGGTCAATTTCAGCGCAGCGCAGTTCAAAGACCGTATCGACCCCTACTACGGGGCCCCGCAGTCCATCTACAGCGACCACTTCCAGTGGCAAGGCGGCACAGATGGCCCCGTCGGCTACAAACTGGAAGTGCCACCGCTGCACCCGGCGCTGGCCAGCACCCTGCTGGGCGGGCACGGCCACGAAAATGCCCGGCGCATGGCCGAGCTGCCGCACACCCATGTGATGCTGGCGCTGCTGCGCGACGGCTTTCACCCCGAGAGCCAGGGTGGGGCCGTGGAGCTGCGTGGCGACGGTTCACCGGTGCTCGATTACCCGGTCACCGACTACCTGCGCGACGGCTTGCGTCGCGCCTACCACAGCATGGCGCAGATCCAGTTCGCGGCCGGGGCCACGCAGGTTACCCCCGTGCACAGCGATGCCAGCGCCGCTTCCAGCCTGAAACAGGCCCTGGGCATGATCGACGCCTTGCGCCTGGAGCCCTTCAGGACGCGCCTGGGCAGTGCCCACGTGATGGGTGGCTGTGCGTTGGGCGAAGACCCGCGCCAGGCCGTGTGCGACAGCCTGGGCCGCCATCACCAGCTGGAAAACCTGTCGGTCCACGACGGCTCGCTGTTCCCCACCAGCATCGGCGCCAACCCGCAACTGTCGGTGTATGCCATCAGCGCCAGGCTCACCGAAGCCCTGATTGGCCGCCTGGCACACAGCGCATGA
- the coaD gene encoding Phosphopantetheine adenylyltransferase (*Name coaD), translating to MNRVLYPGTFDPITKGHGDLVERASRLFDHVIIAVAASPKKNPLFPLEQRVALAREVTKHLPNVEVIGFSSLLAHFAKEQGANVFLRGLRAVSDFEYEFQLANMNRQLAPDVESLFLTPSERYSFISSTLVREIAALGGDISKFVHPVVADALTERFKK from the coding sequence ATGAACCGAGTGTTGTACCCGGGTACTTTCGACCCCATTACCAAAGGCCATGGCGACTTGGTCGAGCGCGCCTCGCGGTTGTTCGACCACGTGATCATCGCGGTGGCGGCCAGCCCGAAGAAAAACCCCCTGTTCCCGCTGGAACAACGGGTGGCGCTAGCCCGTGAGGTCACCAAGCACCTGCCCAATGTCGAAGTCATCGGCTTCTCTTCCCTGTTGGCGCATTTCGCCAAGGAACAGGGCGCCAACGTCTTCCTGCGCGGCCTGCGTGCGGTGTCCGACTTCGAGTACGAGTTCCAGTTGGCGAACATGAACCGGCAACTGGCCCCCGATGTCGAGAGCCTGTTCCTGACGCCTTCGGAGCGTTATTCGTTCATTTCCTCGACCTTGGTCCGGGAAATTGCCGCACTGGGCGGAGATATCAGCAAGTTCGTCCACCCGGTGGTGGCCGATGCGCTGACTGAACGCTTCAAGAAGTAA
- the fdx_2 gene encoding Ferredoxin (*Name fdx_2) yields MSLIITDDCINCDVCEPECPNEAISQGEEIYVIDPNLCTQCVGHYDEPQCQQVCPVDCIPLDEAHPETEEQLMAKYRRITGKD; encoded by the coding sequence ATGTCCCTGATCATCACCGACGATTGCATCAACTGCGACGTCTGCGAACCCGAGTGCCCGAACGAGGCCATCTCCCAAGGCGAAGAGATCTACGTGATCGACCCTAACCTGTGCACCCAGTGCGTGGGCCACTACGACGAGCCGCAGTGCCAGCAGGTGTGCCCGGTCGACTGCATCCCGCTGGATGAAGCGCACCCGGAAACCGAAGAACAGCTGATGGCCAAGTACCGCCGCATTACCGGCAAGGACTGA
- the mutM gene encoding Formamidopyrimidine-DNA glycosylase (*Name mutM) — translation MPELPEVETTRRGIAPHLEGQRVSRVVVRDRRLRWPIPEDLDVRLSGQRIVSVERRAKYLLINAEVGTLISHLGMSGNLRLVELGLPAAKHEHVDIELESGLMLRYTDPRRFGAMLWSLDPLNHELLLRLGPEPLTDLFDGERLFQLSRGRSMAVKPFIMDNAVVVGVGNIYATEALFAAGIDPRREAGGISRARYLKLAIEIKRVLAAAIERGGTTLRDFIGGDGQPGYFQQELFVYGRGGQPCKVCGTALREVKLGQRASVFCPRCQR, via the coding sequence ATGCCGGAATTACCCGAAGTAGAAACTACCCGGCGCGGTATTGCGCCCCATCTGGAAGGCCAGCGCGTCAGCCGCGTGGTGGTGCGTGACCGGCGCTTGCGCTGGCCAATCCCGGAAGACCTGGACGTGCGCCTGTCTGGGCAGCGTATTGTCAGTGTCGAGCGACGCGCCAAGTACCTGTTGATCAACGCCGAGGTCGGTACGCTGATCAGCCACCTGGGCATGTCGGGCAACCTGCGGCTGGTCGAGCTTGGCTTGCCGGCGGCCAAGCATGAGCACGTGGACATCGAGCTGGAGTCGGGGCTGATGCTGCGCTACACCGACCCGCGCCGCTTTGGTGCCATGCTGTGGAGCCTGGACCCGCTGAACCACGAGCTACTGCTGCGCCTTGGGCCAGAGCCGTTGACCGACCTGTTCGACGGTGAGCGCCTGTTCCAGCTGTCCCGCGGGCGGTCGATGGCGGTCAAGCCGTTCATCATGGACAACGCGGTGGTGGTGGGGGTGGGCAACATCTACGCCACTGAGGCGCTGTTTGCCGCAGGCATCGACCCACGTCGGGAGGCGGGCGGGATTTCCCGGGCGCGCTACCTGAAGCTGGCGATCGAGATCAAACGGGTGCTGGCGGCGGCGATCGAGCGGGGGGGGACCACCTTGCGTGACTTCATCGGGGGAGATGGGCAGCCGGGGTACTTCCAGCAGGAATTGTTTGTTTACGGGCGAGGCGGGCAGCCGTGCAAGGTGTGCGGCACGGCGTTGCGCGAAGTGAAGCTGGGGCAAAGGGCGAGCGTGTTCTGCCCACGCTGCCAGCGCTGA
- the rlmI_2 gene encoding Ribosomal RNA large subunit methyltransferase I (*Name rlmI_2), producing MSLPSLRLKANADRRLRAGHLWVYSNEVDVTATPLQGFQAGQQAVLEAANGKPLGIVALSPNNLICARLLSRDIKLPLDKSLLVHRLNVALSLRERLFDKPCYRLVYGDSDLLPGLVVDRFFDILVVQLASATMEAHKDDVIAALVQVLKPSGILFKNDSAARDAEGLQRYVETVYGEVPDWVPLEENGVKFEAPVREGQKTGWFYDHRMNRARLAPYVKGKRVLDLFSYIGGWGVQAGAFGASEVFCVDASGFALDGVERNAALNGISEKLTCIEGDVFEALRELKAAEERFDVIIADPPAFIKRKKDLKNGEAAYRRLNEQAMRMLNKDGILVSASCSMHLPEDDLNNILLTSARHLDRNMQLLERGGQGPDHPVHPAIPETRYIKSITCRLLPNS from the coding sequence ATGTCCCTGCCCAGCCTTCGCCTCAAAGCCAATGCCGACCGCCGCCTGCGCGCCGGCCACCTGTGGGTCTACAGCAACGAAGTCGACGTTACCGCGACCCCGCTGCAAGGCTTCCAGGCAGGCCAGCAGGCCGTTCTCGAGGCGGCCAACGGCAAGCCGCTGGGCATCGTCGCACTCAGCCCGAACAACCTGATCTGCGCCCGCCTGCTGTCGCGTGACATCAAGCTGCCGCTGGACAAGTCGCTGCTGGTACACCGCCTGAACGTGGCCCTGTCGCTACGCGAGCGCCTGTTCGACAAGCCGTGCTACCGCCTGGTCTATGGCGATTCCGACCTGCTGCCGGGCCTGGTGGTCGACCGTTTCTTCGACATCCTCGTGGTGCAGCTGGCCTCGGCCACCATGGAAGCGCACAAGGACGACGTGATCGCCGCCTTGGTGCAGGTGCTCAAGCCCAGCGGCATCCTGTTCAAGAACGACTCCGCCGCGCGTGACGCCGAAGGCCTGCAACGCTATGTCGAAACGGTCTACGGCGAAGTGCCGGACTGGGTACCGCTGGAAGAGAACGGCGTCAAGTTCGAAGCCCCGGTGCGTGAAGGCCAGAAGACCGGCTGGTTCTACGACCACCGCATGAACCGCGCGCGCCTGGCGCCGTACGTGAAGGGCAAGCGCGTGCTCGACCTGTTCAGCTACATCGGTGGCTGGGGCGTGCAGGCCGGCGCGTTCGGCGCCAGCGAAGTGTTCTGCGTCGATGCCTCAGGCTTTGCCCTGGATGGCGTGGAGCGTAACGCAGCACTGAACGGCATCAGCGAGAAGCTGACCTGCATCGAGGGCGACGTGTTCGAAGCCCTGCGCGAGCTGAAGGCTGCCGAAGAACGTTTCGACGTGATCATTGCCGACCCACCCGCCTTCATCAAGCGCAAGAAAGACCTGAAAAACGGCGAAGCGGCCTACCGCCGCCTGAATGAGCAGGCCATGCGCATGCTGAACAAGGACGGTATCCTGGTCAGCGCCTCGTGCTCGATGCACCTGCCCGAGGACGACCTTAACAACATCCTGCTGACCAGCGCCCGCCACCTGGACCGCAACATGCAGCTGCTTGAGCGCGGCGGCCAAGGGCCGGATCACCCGGTGCACCCGGCCATCCCTGAAACCCGCTACATCAAGAGCATCACCTGCCGCTTGCTGCCAAATAGCTGA
- the ilvD gene encoding Dihydroxy-acid dehydratase (*Name ilvD) produces MPDYRSKTSTQGRNMAGARALWRATGMKDEDFKKPIIAIANSFTQFVPGHVHLKDLGQLVAREIERAGGVAKEFNTIAVDDGIAMGHDGMLYSLPSREIIADAVEYMVNAHCADAIVCISNCDKITPGMLMAALRLNIPVIFVSGGPMEAGKTKLASHGLDLVDAMVIAADSSASDEKVAEYERSACPTCGSCSGMFTANSMNCLTEALGLALPGNGSTLATHADREQLFLTAGRTIVELCKRYYGENDESVLPRSIANFKAFENAMMLDIAMGGSTNTILHLLAAAQEGEVEFDLRDIDRLSRKVPQLCKVAPNIQKYHMEDVHRAGGIFSILGSLARGGLLHTDLPTVHSRSMEEAIAKWDITQTDDEAVHTFFKAGPAGIPTQTAFSQSTRWETLDDDRENGCIRSFEHAYSQEGGLAVLYGNIALDGCVVKTAGVDESIHVFEGNAKIFESQDSAVRGILADEVKAGDIVIIRYEGPKGGPGMQEMLYPTSYLKSKGLGKACALLTDGRFSGGTSGLSIGHASPEAAAGGAIGLVRDGDKVLIDIPNRSINLLVSDEELAERRIEQDKKGWKPVEARPRKVTTALKAYALLATSADKGAVRNKAMLEGL; encoded by the coding sequence ATGCCTGATTATCGTTCCAAGACTTCCACCCAAGGCCGCAACATGGCCGGCGCCCGTGCCCTGTGGCGCGCAACCGGGATGAAGGACGAAGACTTCAAGAAACCGATCATCGCCATCGCCAACTCGTTCACCCAGTTTGTCCCGGGCCACGTGCACCTGAAGGACCTGGGCCAGCTGGTCGCCCGCGAGATCGAACGCGCCGGTGGCGTGGCCAAGGAGTTCAACACCATCGCGGTCGATGACGGCATCGCCATGGGCCACGACGGCATGCTGTATTCGCTGCCAAGCCGCGAGATCATTGCCGACGCCGTGGAATACATGGTCAACGCCCACTGCGCCGACGCCATCGTGTGCATCTCCAACTGCGACAAGATCACCCCCGGCATGCTGATGGCCGCCCTGCGCCTGAACATCCCGGTGATCTTCGTTTCCGGCGGCCCGATGGAAGCCGGCAAGACCAAGCTGGCCAGCCACGGCCTGGACCTGGTCGACGCCATGGTCATCGCTGCCGACTCCTCGGCTTCCGACGAAAAGGTCGCCGAATACGAGCGCAGCGCCTGCCCGACCTGCGGTTCGTGCTCCGGCATGTTCACCGCCAACTCGATGAACTGCCTGACCGAAGCCCTGGGCCTGGCCCTGCCGGGCAACGGCTCGACCCTGGCCACCCACGCCGACCGCGAGCAGCTGTTCCTCACCGCCGGCCGCACCATTGTCGAGCTGTGCAAGCGCTATTACGGCGAGAACGACGAGTCGGTACTGCCGCGTAGCATCGCCAACTTCAAGGCGTTCGAAAACGCCATGATGCTCGACATCGCCATGGGCGGTTCGACCAACACCATCCTGCACCTGCTGGCCGCAGCCCAGGAAGGCGAAGTCGAATTCGACCTGCGTGACATCGACCGTCTGTCGCGTAAAGTGCCGCAGCTGTGCAAGGTGGCGCCGAACATCCAGAAGTACCACATGGAAGACGTGCACCGCGCCGGCGGCATCTTCAGCATCCTCGGTTCGCTGGCCCGTGGCGGCCTGCTGCACACCGACCTGCCGACCGTGCACAGCCGCAGCATGGAAGAAGCCATCGCCAAGTGGGACATCACCCAGACCGATGACGAAGCCGTGCACACCTTCTTCAAGGCTGGCCCTGCCGGTATCCCGACCCAGACGGCGTTCAGCCAGTCGACCCGTTGGGAAACCCTGGATGACGACCGCGAAAACGGCTGCATCCGCAGCTTCGAGCACGCCTACTCGCAAGAAGGCGGCCTGGCTGTGCTGTACGGCAACATCGCCCTTGACGGCTGCGTGGTAAAAACCGCCGGTGTCGACGAATCGATCCACGTGTTCGAAGGCAACGCCAAGATCTTCGAGAGCCAGGACAGCGCCGTGCGCGGCATCCTCGCCGACGAAGTGAAGGCCGGCGATATCGTGATCATCCGTTACGAAGGCCCGAAAGGCGGCCCGGGCATGCAAGAAATGCTGTACCCGACCTCGTACCTGAAGTCCAAAGGCCTGGGCAAGGCTTGCGCCCTGCTCACCGATGGCCGCTTCTCGGGCGGCACCTCGGGCCTGTCGATTGGCCACGCCTCGCCGGAAGCGGCTGCTGGCGGCGCCATCGGCCTGGTGCGCGACGGCGACAAGGTATTGATCGACATCCCTAACCGTTCGATCAACCTGCTGGTCAGCGACGAAGAACTGGCCGAGCGCCGCATCGAGCAGGACAAGAAGGGCTGGAAACCGGTCGAAGCACGCCCACGCAAGGTAACCACCGCGCTGAAGGCCTACGCCCTGCTGGCGACCAGTGCCGACAAAGGTGCTGTGCGTAACAAGGCGATGCTCGAAGGGCTGTAA
- the tcyP gene encoding L-cystine uptake protein TcyP (*Name tcyP) → MEDILKLGSFVVVSYLGLGLMFVVHALILAATGVSPLRFFRKVWPVLTFAFTSRSSAASIPLNIEAQTRRLGVPQSIASFSASFGTTIGQNGCAGLYPAMLAVMVAPAVGIDTFDPLWIATLVAIVTLSSAGVAGVGGGATFAALIVLPAMGLPVELVALLISVEPLIDMGRTALNVNGSMTAGVVTSQLLKETDKDVLAGDEHAELSHT, encoded by the coding sequence ATGGAAGACATCCTCAAGCTGGGCAGCTTCGTGGTGGTGTCGTACCTGGGCCTGGGGCTGATGTTCGTGGTGCATGCCCTCATCCTGGCGGCGACCGGTGTGAGCCCGCTGCGCTTCTTCCGCAAGGTGTGGCCAGTGCTCACTTTCGCCTTCACCAGCCGGTCCAGTGCCGCCAGCATTCCACTGAACATCGAAGCGCAAACCCGCCGCCTGGGCGTGCCGCAGTCGATCGCCAGCTTCAGCGCATCGTTCGGCACCACCATTGGCCAGAACGGCTGCGCTGGCCTCTATCCCGCCATGCTGGCGGTGATGGTGGCGCCGGCGGTGGGCATCGATACCTTCGACCCGCTGTGGATCGCTACCCTGGTGGCCATCGTCACGCTGAGTTCGGCGGGGGTTGCCGGCGTGGGCGGCGGCGCCACTTTTGCCGCGCTGATCGTGCTGCCGGCCATGGGCTTGCCGGTGGAGTTGGTGGCGTTGCTGATTTCGGTGGAGCCGCTGATCGACATGGGCCGTACGGCGTTGAACGTGAACGGTTCGATGACCGCGGGCGTGGTGACCAGCCAGTTGCTGAAAGAGACCGACAAGGATGTGCTGGCGGGCGATGAGCATGCCGAATTGAGCCATACCTGA
- the fptA_6 gene encoding Fe(3+)-pyochelin receptor (*Name fptA_6), producing MAVFRIYDENRAQSVSGTPFSEAQAKIRSQGWETELSGNLTDSWSISTGYAFTMLKSMSDEDYQGISITPKHNFNLWTRYEFSDGPLQGVSVGGGVRVVSETYYMRNGVDFVQGGYSVATAQVGYRFNKHLTTTLTANNLFDRKYYERVDSAWGSNFYGEPRNLTLSVRASY from the coding sequence ATGGCGGTGTTCCGCATCTATGACGAAAACCGTGCGCAATCAGTGAGCGGGACGCCGTTTTCCGAGGCGCAGGCCAAAATACGCAGCCAAGGCTGGGAAACCGAGCTTTCCGGCAACCTGACTGATAGCTGGAGCATCAGCACCGGCTACGCCTTCACGATGCTCAAGTCGATGAGCGACGAGGACTACCAGGGCATCAGCATTACGCCGAAACACAACTTCAACTTGTGGACTCGGTATGAGTTCAGCGATGGGCCCTTGCAAGGGGTTAGCGTGGGCGGCGGGGTACGGGTGGTCAGCGAGACCTATTACATGCGAAACGGCGTGGACTTTGTGCAGGGTGGCTACAGTGTGGCCACGGCCCAGGTGGGGTACCGCTTCAACAAGCACCTGACGACCACGCTGACGGCCAACAACCTGTTTGATCGCAAGTATTACGAGCGCGTGGACAGTGCCTGGGGCTCTAACTTCTATGGCGAGCCGCGGAACCTGACGTTGAGCGTGCGGGCCAGTTACTGA
- the fpvA_8 gene encoding Ferripyoverdine receptor (*Name fpvA_8), whose amino-acid sequence MNSIATRTALGLAVALAYGTLAVPLHASAATQAQAYRFEIPAQPLDSALAAFSAVTRIQVLVPGEFTQGLRSSGVNGSYPQDQALGRLLQGTGLSASYIDGDSVTLQRRGKDDDSSLQLGAIKIDSRQLGATTENSGSYTTGALTIGKGEQKLKDIPQSVSVVTRQRLDDQNMNSLQDAMRQVTGATIKSYNAGSNLNDVYIRGFLVDQVQVDGVSQRTGQGDMATSFDLAMFDRVEVLRGPSGLYQGAGEPGGTINLVRKRALGQFGLSGELSAGSWDRYHSTVDITGPLNDQGNLRGRFVTAYENNQSFVDYAQNERPMVYGRLEYDITPATTLSLGGAYQRNNSTPAFGLPAYASGKLLDVSRSTFVDAKWNELDERLWESFFEVDHTLDNGGQFKTSLTYRDAETPTRNFTWTDDAVTEGTGDSYAIAYSYYTHIKSVGVDSFVTLPVEAFGRSHELTVGAEYQHLDKTFTYGGGDYFPINVFDPGSIDIPKQDYDMPNGNWSKSNQYGAYARAKISATDWLDVIAGGRLTWFDSDARNANPFFNQFNSTNTNIDHKFIPYAALVAKLTPELSAYASYTSIFKPQTEVDADGVPIDPRKGKQYEPGAQARVFRRSPERQYGGVPHL is encoded by the coding sequence ATGAACAGCATCGCCACGCGCACCGCGCTCGGCCTGGCCGTCGCGCTTGCCTACGGCACCTTGGCCGTGCCCTTGCACGCCAGTGCCGCCACCCAGGCCCAGGCCTACCGTTTTGAGATCCCCGCGCAGCCGCTGGACTCGGCACTGGCGGCATTCAGTGCGGTGACGCGGATCCAGGTGCTGGTGCCTGGCGAGTTCACCCAAGGCTTGCGTTCATCCGGGGTCAACGGCAGTTATCCACAGGACCAAGCATTGGGCCGCCTGTTGCAGGGGACCGGGCTCAGTGCCAGCTATATCGACGGTGACAGCGTCACCCTACAGCGACGTGGCAAGGACGACGACAGCTCACTGCAATTGGGCGCAATCAAGATCGACAGCCGACAGCTGGGCGCTACCACCGAAAACAGTGGCTCTTACACCACGGGTGCGCTGACCATCGGCAAGGGCGAGCAGAAGCTCAAGGACATCCCCCAGTCGGTCTCGGTGGTTACCCGCCAACGGCTGGACGACCAGAACATGAACAGCCTGCAAGACGCCATGCGTCAGGTGACCGGGGCCACGATCAAGTCGTATAACGCCGGCTCCAACCTGAACGATGTCTACATTCGCGGCTTTCTGGTCGACCAGGTTCAGGTCGACGGCGTTTCGCAGCGTACGGGGCAAGGCGACATGGCCACCAGCTTCGACCTGGCCATGTTCGACCGGGTCGAAGTGCTGCGCGGTCCGTCCGGTTTGTATCAGGGCGCGGGTGAGCCGGGTGGCACCATCAACCTGGTGCGCAAGCGGGCGCTGGGGCAGTTCGGTTTGTCGGGTGAACTCTCGGCTGGCAGTTGGGACCGCTATCACTCCACGGTCGACATCACCGGGCCGTTGAACGACCAAGGCAACCTGCGCGGGCGCTTCGTCACGGCCTACGAGAACAACCAGTCGTTCGTCGATTACGCGCAGAACGAACGGCCGATGGTCTATGGCCGCCTGGAATACGACATCACCCCGGCCACCACGCTGTCGCTGGGCGGGGCCTACCAGCGCAACAACTCCACACCCGCGTTCGGCTTGCCAGCCTATGCCAGCGGCAAGCTGCTCGATGTCAGCCGCTCGACCTTTGTCGATGCCAAGTGGAACGAGCTGGACGAGCGCCTGTGGGAAAGTTTCTTCGAGGTTGACCATACGCTGGATAACGGCGGCCAGTTCAAGACCTCGCTGACTTACCGCGATGCCGAAACCCCTACGCGCAACTTTACCTGGACCGATGATGCGGTAACCGAGGGCACCGGGGACAGCTACGCGATAGCCTACTCTTACTACACCCATATCAAGTCAGTCGGCGTGGACAGCTTCGTCACCCTGCCGGTGGAAGCGTTCGGGCGCAGCCATGAGCTTACGGTGGGGGCCGAATACCAGCATCTGGACAAAACGTTTACCTACGGTGGCGGGGATTACTTCCCCATCAACGTGTTCGACCCGGGCAGCATCGACATTCCCAAGCAAGACTACGACATGCCCAATGGCAACTGGTCGAAGTCCAATCAGTACGGTGCCTATGCCCGGGCCAAGATCAGTGCCACCGACTGGCTGGACGTGATTGCGGGTGGCCGCCTGACCTGGTTCGACAGCGACGCGCGTAACGCCAACCCGTTCTTCAACCAGTTCAACAGTACCAATACCAACATCGACCACAAGTTCATCCCCTATGCGGCGCTGGTGGCCAAGCTGACGCCGGAGCTGTCGGCCTACGCCAGCTACACCAGTATCTTCAAGCCGCAAACCGAGGTGGATGCCGATGGCGTGCCGATCGACCCGCGCAAGGGCAAGCAATATGAGCCTGGGGCTCAAGCGCGAGTTTTTCGACGGTCGCCTGAACGGCAGTATGGCGGTGTTCCGCATCTATGA